One region of Opitutaceae bacterium genomic DNA includes:
- the ald gene encoding alanine dehydrogenase gives MVIGVPKEIKDGETRVALTPSLARRCVSMGATVLMERGAGLSAGFVDAEYRHAGAEIVSGAARVWKGADLVLKVKEPLPSEYTRLREGQALFTYLHLAAGPELTRVLLARRILGIAYETVEAQDGTLPLLKPMSQIAGRLAIQIGAYFLQSQNGGSGVLLGGIPGTAPGHVVIVGAGNSGAHACRMASGMGARVTILDLDTRKLELIEEEYGGRVVTLLSNPSNIEASVASADLLIGAVLIPAAKAPIVVRKAAVASMRAGSVVVDIAVDQGGCVETIRPTSHHEPTYRHRGVVHYAVPNMPALVGRTSTIALTQATEPFVLKLAQQGVQRALEEHRGLAKGVNTREGRITNLAVAKALEAASA, from the coding sequence ATGGTCATTGGCGTGCCGAAGGAAATCAAGGACGGGGAGACCCGCGTGGCCTTGACGCCGAGTCTTGCCCGCCGATGCGTGTCGATGGGTGCGACAGTGCTGATGGAGCGCGGGGCGGGGCTGTCCGCGGGATTTGTCGATGCGGAATATCGGCATGCCGGGGCGGAGATTGTGTCCGGCGCGGCCCGTGTCTGGAAAGGCGCGGATCTCGTGTTGAAGGTCAAGGAACCGCTGCCATCCGAGTACACACGGCTTCGGGAGGGCCAGGCGTTGTTCACGTACCTGCACCTTGCCGCGGGGCCGGAGCTCACTCGAGTCCTCCTGGCGCGTCGAATCCTCGGAATTGCGTATGAGACGGTTGAGGCGCAGGATGGCACGCTGCCCCTGCTGAAGCCGATGTCACAAATCGCCGGACGTCTCGCGATCCAGATCGGCGCGTATTTTCTTCAATCCCAGAATGGCGGTTCGGGTGTGCTGCTTGGAGGGATTCCCGGGACGGCCCCCGGGCACGTGGTCATCGTTGGCGCGGGAAACTCAGGGGCTCACGCGTGCCGCATGGCTTCCGGCATGGGTGCGCGGGTGACCATTCTCGATCTGGACACCCGGAAACTTGAACTCATCGAGGAGGAATACGGCGGACGTGTTGTCACCCTGCTGTCCAATCCGTCCAATATCGAGGCATCCGTGGCATCGGCTGACCTCCTGATCGGCGCGGTTTTGATCCCCGCGGCGAAGGCGCCGATTGTTGTGCGCAAGGCCGCGGTGGCCTCCATGCGTGCCGGAAGCGTGGTTGTGGACATTGCCGTGGACCAGGGAGGCTGCGTGGAGACGATCCGTCCGACATCGCATCACGAGCCCACCTATCGGCATCGCGGAGTGGTGCACTATGCCGTCCCGAACATGCCGGCGCTGGTCGGCCGGACTTCGACGATCGCTCTGACCCAGGCGACGGAGCCGTTTGTCCTGAAGCTTGCGCAACAGGGGGTGCAGCGAGCCCTGGAGGAACATCGTGGCCTGGCGAAAGGAGTGAACACCCGGGAGGGAAGAATCACCAATCTCGCGGTCGCGAAGGCGCTGGAAGCGGCCTCCGCTTGA
- a CDS encoding putative Na+/H+ antiporter, which translates to MPFSLLATLATNPVIPRPLSDYADPAGAGLWSLLAHRIQADPLNAVATGIFLLAILHTFAASRFQHWSHRVNAAHLKAIGRSNRTSDHNEDGIADPVSFKGQVLHFLGEVEAVFGLWAIALLVAISATHGRDAATDYLSHRVNFTEPMFVFVIMALAGTRPVLRFAEQCLAKLAGLGGHRVGAWWLSVLIVAPLLGSFITEPAAMTIAALLLSKQFYARNPSPRLAYATIGLLFVNVSVGGTLTHFAAPPVLMVAGPWNWDTAFMLEHVGWKALVGILAGTTLFYLVFRRELRSLDRTARPEAADHDERRAPIPAWITLVHLLFMGFCVATAHHPPFFLGAFLFFLAFSQATAHHQSRLELRAPLLVGFFLAGLVIHGGLQGWWIEPVLKSLDEASLFAGAAVLTAFNDNAAITYLATLVPDFTEPLKYAVVTGAVTGGGLTVIANAPNPAGQNILQKHFPTGVKPLGLFLGALVPTLVISAVFFLFR; encoded by the coding sequence ATGCCCTTTTCCCTGTTAGCGACATTGGCGACCAACCCGGTGATCCCAAGACCACTATCGGATTACGCCGATCCAGCGGGAGCGGGCCTGTGGAGCCTGCTGGCGCATCGTATTCAGGCCGATCCGCTCAATGCCGTCGCCACAGGCATCTTCCTCCTGGCGATTCTCCACACGTTCGCCGCATCGCGCTTTCAACACTGGTCACACCGGGTCAACGCGGCTCATCTCAAGGCGATCGGTCGGTCCAACCGCACCTCGGACCACAATGAGGATGGCATAGCGGATCCCGTGAGCTTCAAGGGACAGGTGCTTCACTTTCTTGGCGAAGTCGAGGCGGTCTTCGGGTTGTGGGCGATCGCGTTGCTCGTCGCGATCAGCGCCACTCATGGCCGGGACGCAGCGACTGATTACCTCAGCCATCGGGTCAACTTCACCGAACCGATGTTTGTTTTTGTCATCATGGCGCTTGCCGGCACGCGTCCGGTGCTTCGGTTTGCCGAGCAATGCCTGGCGAAGCTCGCGGGGCTCGGTGGACACCGTGTCGGCGCCTGGTGGCTTTCCGTTCTCATTGTCGCCCCCCTCCTCGGATCCTTCATCACCGAACCGGCCGCAATGACCATTGCCGCGCTTCTCCTTTCAAAGCAGTTCTACGCACGGAATCCTTCGCCGCGGCTGGCCTATGCCACGATCGGACTGCTGTTCGTGAATGTATCCGTCGGCGGCACGCTCACCCATTTCGCAGCCCCTCCCGTGCTGATGGTTGCCGGGCCTTGGAATTGGGACACCGCCTTCATGCTCGAACACGTGGGATGGAAAGCGCTCGTGGGGATTCTTGCCGGCACCACGCTGTTCTACCTCGTGTTCCGCCGCGAGCTCCGATCACTCGACCGCACGGCCCGCCCCGAGGCGGCGGATCACGATGAGAGGCGCGCTCCCATCCCTGCATGGATCACCCTCGTCCATCTCCTGTTCATGGGATTCTGCGTGGCGACCGCACACCACCCTCCGTTCTTCCTCGGTGCGTTTCTCTTCTTCCTCGCCTTCAGCCAGGCCACCGCACACCACCAGAGCCGCCTCGAGCTGCGCGCCCCTCTGCTCGTTGGCTTCTTCCTCGCCGGGCTCGTCATTCACGGCGGACTGCAGGGCTGGTGGATCGAGCCCGTGCTGAAAAGCCTGGACGAGGCCTCGCTCTTCGCCGGGGCCGCGGTGCTGACGGCGTTCAACGACAATGCCGCCATCACCTATCTGGCAACGCTTGTGCCCGATTTCACCGAGCCCCTGAAGTATGCCGTGGTCACCGGCGCAGTGACGGGTGGAGGACTCACCGTCATCGCCAACGCGCCGAATCCGGCTGGACAGAACATCCTGCAGAAGCACTTCCCAACGGGGGTCAAGCCGCTGGGACTTTTTTTGGGGGCGCTTGTCCCCACCCTGGTCATCAGCGCCGTGTTTTTCCTTTTCCGGTAG
- a CDS encoding glucoamylase, translating into MNSSPTSPAFGAPGIHPRWTSSAKEGLGTAYHTSCRVWFTLSHGIVNEVYYPTVDQPNTRDLQFLVCDGESFCHEEKRDLDHKLELPEPSCPFYRLTNSDRSGRYRVIKHVLADPHRSVLLVHTRLEIIDPALRGKLRIYALLAPHVGGRGAGNSGWCSEVDGNQLIHAAREHMHLVMGSSSGFVRRSVGYVGESDGWRDLMDNFRMDWEFSTATDGNIALMGEVGLDDGDEFTIAVAFGGSSQNAVAHLMQSLAEPFEAHHKAYVRQWQRTVMDPKFDLSGCTSDGGSLFRLSRCVLLCHEDKMFQGAMVASMSIPWGETKDDRDLGGYHLVWTRDLVQSATALLATGQTGTPLRALIWLASIQMSDGRFPQNSWINGEPYWCAVQLDEIAAPMLLAWRLRNKGTSLGRFDPSVMIFRAAGFLIRNGPVTAQDRWEENSGYSPSTLATVIAGLVCAAEFAESRDQPGTASFVLDYADWLAAHVEEWTVTTCGELVDGIRRHYIRINPTDQQAPDPHANPDVTMLGVANGGGVHPARNVVGGDFLHLVRLGIRPASDPIVRDSVEVIDRVLKRDLPQGPCWRRYNHDCYGQMDDGGAFDGTGVGRSWPILTGERGHYELAAGRDPSLLITTMERFANVGGMLTEQLWDDDDLPGAHMRRGRPTGAAMPLCWSHAEYISLVRSASDGVCFDRIEPAYQRYVVRRARNPCEFWSHRHPIRCMPAGKILRIVVLAEAAVIWTTDGWASNHAVDAARFPSLDLWSADLSTDSLAAGATVEFTFHWKADDRWEGRNFSVALVDAGPGEETPAPAPAVPTGKGKTRR; encoded by the coding sequence ATGAATTCATCCCCGACCTCCCCGGCTTTTGGCGCGCCGGGCATTCACCCGCGTTGGACCTCGAGTGCCAAGGAAGGGCTTGGGACCGCCTATCACACCAGTTGCCGTGTGTGGTTCACGCTCAGTCATGGCATAGTCAACGAGGTCTATTACCCGACGGTCGATCAGCCCAACACCCGCGATCTTCAGTTTCTTGTTTGCGACGGAGAGTCGTTTTGTCACGAGGAGAAGCGCGATCTGGATCACAAGCTCGAGCTGCCCGAACCATCGTGCCCCTTCTACCGGTTGACAAATTCGGATCGGAGCGGGCGCTACCGGGTGATCAAGCATGTCCTTGCCGATCCGCATCGCTCGGTTCTTCTGGTTCACACCAGGCTGGAGATCATCGATCCCGCTTTGCGCGGCAAACTGCGCATCTACGCGCTGCTGGCGCCGCATGTCGGAGGCCGCGGTGCCGGCAACTCCGGCTGGTGTTCCGAGGTCGACGGCAACCAGTTGATTCATGCAGCCCGCGAGCACATGCACCTGGTGATGGGGAGCAGCAGCGGCTTCGTGAGACGCTCGGTCGGCTATGTCGGGGAGAGCGACGGGTGGCGCGACCTCATGGACAATTTCCGCATGGATTGGGAGTTCTCGACGGCAACCGATGGCAACATCGCGCTGATGGGCGAGGTTGGTCTTGATGATGGAGATGAATTCACGATCGCGGTCGCGTTTGGAGGAAGCTCCCAGAACGCGGTCGCGCATCTGATGCAGTCGCTGGCGGAGCCCTTTGAGGCCCATCACAAGGCGTATGTCCGGCAATGGCAGCGAACGGTGATGGATCCGAAGTTCGATCTCAGTGGCTGCACCTCGGATGGCGGGAGCCTGTTTCGCCTGAGCCGGTGCGTCCTTCTCTGCCATGAGGACAAGATGTTCCAGGGAGCCATGGTCGCCTCGATGAGCATTCCCTGGGGTGAGACGAAGGACGACAGGGACCTCGGTGGGTACCATCTCGTGTGGACCCGCGATCTGGTGCAAAGCGCGACAGCGCTGCTGGCGACAGGCCAGACCGGGACTCCCTTGCGCGCTTTGATCTGGCTTGCATCCATCCAGATGTCCGATGGCCGGTTCCCGCAGAACAGCTGGATAAATGGCGAGCCGTACTGGTGCGCGGTGCAGCTTGACGAGATTGCCGCCCCCATGCTTCTGGCGTGGCGGCTGCGGAACAAGGGCACCTCCCTGGGGCGCTTCGACCCCAGCGTCATGATATTCCGTGCGGCGGGTTTTCTCATTCGAAATGGTCCGGTCACGGCGCAGGACCGCTGGGAGGAAAACAGCGGATACTCACCTTCAACACTTGCAACGGTGATCGCCGGCCTGGTGTGCGCGGCGGAGTTTGCGGAAAGTCGCGACCAGCCGGGCACCGCTTCCTTTGTCCTCGATTACGCGGACTGGCTGGCCGCGCATGTCGAGGAATGGACTGTGACGACCTGCGGCGAGTTGGTGGATGGCATCCGCCGCCACTACATCCGCATCAATCCGACCGACCAGCAGGCGCCCGACCCGCATGCGAATCCCGATGTGACCATGCTGGGAGTGGCCAACGGGGGAGGGGTCCATCCGGCGAGAAATGTCGTTGGCGGTGATTTTCTGCACTTGGTGAGGCTCGGCATCCGACCGGCCTCGGATCCCATTGTGCGCGATTCAGTGGAGGTCATCGACCGTGTGCTGAAGCGAGATCTGCCCCAGGGTCCCTGCTGGCGGCGATACAATCACGACTGCTATGGACAGATGGATGATGGGGGCGCCTTTGACGGCACAGGCGTCGGCCGATCCTGGCCGATCCTGACCGGGGAGCGGGGACACTACGAGCTCGCCGCGGGCCGGGATCCGTCCCTCCTCATCACCACGATGGAGCGTTTTGCCAATGTGGGAGGCATGCTCACGGAACAGCTTTGGGACGACGACGATCTGCCGGGTGCGCACATGCGGCGTGGCCGGCCGACGGGAGCGGCGATGCCGCTGTGCTGGTCCCACGCGGAGTACATTTCGCTCGTGCGCAGTGCGAGCGACGGGGTCTGCTTTGATCGCATCGAGCCCGCCTACCAGCGTTATGTCGTCAGGCGGGCGAGGAACCCGTGTGAGTTCTGGAGTCACCGCCATCCCATCCGCTGCATGCCTGCGGGAAAAATTCTCCGAATTGTGGTGCTGGCTGAGGCGGCCGTGATCTGGACGACTGATGGATGGGCCAGTAACCATGCTGTGGATGCAGCGCGATTTCCATCGCTGGATCTGTGGTCAGCGGACCTTTCAACGGACAGCCTTGCGGCTGGCGCGACCGTCGAGTTCACCTTCCACTGGAAGGCTGATGATCGATGGGAGGGCCGCAACTTCTCCGTCGCGCTTGTCGATGCAGGTCCTGGTGAGGAAACGCCTGCACCCGCTCCCGCGGTCCCTACCGGAAAAGGAAAAACACGGCGCTGA
- the mntR gene encoding transcriptional regulator MntR, producing MPDDFKPDSETPRTTAAVEDYLERIRELIRSKGYARVVDIAAELKISQASVTTMIQRLDAEGLVKYEKYRGMVLTSAGEAVATRIAHRHELLTTFLRQLNLPEAVIEHDVEGLEHHVSQETFSAIESLSRYLAANPGVLQQLTNFQREK from the coding sequence GTGCCAGATGACTTCAAGCCCGACTCCGAAACGCCGCGAACCACAGCGGCGGTTGAAGATTATCTCGAACGGATCCGGGAGCTGATTCGCAGCAAGGGCTATGCCCGCGTGGTCGACATCGCGGCGGAGCTCAAGATCTCCCAGGCGAGCGTGACCACCATGATCCAGCGCCTGGATGCGGAGGGCCTGGTCAAGTATGAGAAATACCGGGGCATGGTCCTGACGAGCGCCGGTGAGGCGGTGGCCACCCGCATTGCGCATCGGCACGAATTGCTGACCACCTTCCTCCGACAGCTCAATCTTCCCGAGGCGGTCATCGAACACGATGTCGAGGGCTTGGAGCATCATGTCAGCCAGGAGACATTCTCGGCCATTGAGTCACTGTCACGCTACCTCGCGGCAAATCCTGGCGTCCTGCAGCAGCTGACAAATTTTCAGCGGGAGAAATGA
- the tatC gene encoding twin-arginine translocase subunit TatC has translation MKQKLPASEPAALRASHPAESVQSGRFSSTVSQPTDSSSDSDNETEAPIDPREKPMGFFEHLEELRWTLVKSAIAFVACACLVGVFLKQFNHVLLQPLTRIAAEYPDVKVELGTTSIMEGFSVVIQMCTVGGLLLASPFIVFFFGQFVSPALTKKELKMVAPVGLSAVVLFVLGCSFSFWLLVPSTIRVSIELNQLFGFALRWTPAAYYSLLTWLVAGVGASFEFPLVIVLAVYMGLLEVATLRKYRRHAVVGIFILAAVVTPTPDPFTQTMFALPLYALFELAILAGSRISKRRAEAMES, from the coding sequence ATGAAGCAAAAGCTGCCGGCATCCGAGCCGGCCGCGCTACGGGCTAGCCATCCGGCAGAAAGTGTTCAATCTGGGCGGTTCTCTTCCACGGTGAGCCAGCCTACCGATTCATCTTCCGACTCTGACAACGAAACTGAAGCGCCGATCGATCCGCGCGAGAAACCCATGGGGTTTTTTGAGCATCTGGAGGAGCTTCGCTGGACCCTGGTCAAGAGCGCGATAGCCTTTGTGGCGTGCGCCTGCCTCGTCGGCGTCTTCTTGAAGCAGTTCAACCACGTGCTCCTGCAGCCGCTGACCCGGATTGCGGCGGAGTACCCCGACGTCAAGGTTGAATTGGGGACCACCTCCATCATGGAGGGGTTTTCCGTGGTGATCCAGATGTGCACGGTTGGCGGATTGCTGCTGGCGTCCCCCTTCATCGTTTTCTTCTTTGGCCAGTTTGTCTCACCTGCATTGACGAAAAAGGAACTGAAAATGGTGGCGCCGGTCGGGCTGTCGGCAGTCGTCCTGTTTGTCCTTGGATGCTCCTTCAGCTTCTGGCTGCTGGTTCCGAGCACGATCCGGGTGTCGATCGAGCTCAACCAGCTGTTTGGCTTTGCACTGCGATGGACGCCCGCAGCGTACTACAGCCTGCTGACCTGGCTGGTGGCCGGGGTGGGGGCATCGTTTGAATTCCCACTCGTGATTGTGCTGGCGGTGTATATGGGCCTGCTTGAGGTAGCCACGCTGCGCAAGTATCGGCGCCATGCGGTGGTGGGTATTTTCATCCTTGCAGCCGTGGTCACACCAACGCCGGATCCATTCACGCAGACAATGTTTGCCCTGCCACTTTATGCGCTGTTCGAGCTGGCGATCCTTGCAGGTTCGCGGATTTCCAAGCGTCGGGCGGAGGCAATGGAATCCTGA
- a CDS encoding pyruvate, phosphate dikinase, giving the protein MAAKSKAKKSAPRGNAGAKAASSKNAKYVYTWGAGKADGNGTMKNLLGGKGANLAEMTRIGLPVPPGFTITTEVCTYFYANKRSHPASLQAQIEAGIRNMERIMGCRFGDARGFPLLVAVRSGARDSMPGMMDTILNLGLNDETVLALAAATKNDRFAWDCYRRFVQMYGDVVLGVQKREGEDHEPFETVIHSYKHEKYHADIEDSKLTAEDQRELVVRFKDLVKERTGKGFPSNPWDQLRGAAGAVFGSWMNDRAIVYRRKYNIPSEWGTAVNVQAMVYGNTGDTSGSGVAFTRNPANGTNEFYGEFLINAQGEDVVAGVRTPEPVINLKKEMPKSYAELLKVRAILEKHFKDVQDIEFTIQEGKLFMLQTRNGKRTAAAALKFSIDMVREKLIDWKTAILRNPADQLEQLLAPIFDLTEVRKAQAIATGLPAGPGAATGKIYFNAERAVAAADKGEKVLLVRIETSPEDLRGMIAAEGILTARGGVSSHAALVARQMGKVCVCGASALELDYDKKTLSVDGKAFNEGDFLSIDGTSGTVYAGQIKTAPSEIIAGLLHNDAAARKTEKFRNYSQLMKWCSQATRLSVRTNADTPEQTQNAIAFGAVGIGLTRTEHMFFEGDRIDAMREMILAETQDARKAALAKLLPYQRADFLGIFKALKGFPATIRFLDPPLHEFLPQTKEQQMDLARKLGIPVEKIMHRVHELHEFNPMLGFRGCRLGIKFPEITAMQARAVFEAAVEANKGGFKAKPEIMIPLVGFKRELDLQVALVHEVAAAVQKETRKKISYSVGTMIEIPRGALTADEIASTAEFFSFGTNDLTQTTLGMSRDDSGSFLGAYQEAEILKKNPFASVDQTGVGQLMRIAIEKGRQTRPDIKLGICGEHGGDPDSVKFCHRLGLNYVSCSPYRVPVARLAAAQAAVADLKK; this is encoded by the coding sequence ATGGCCGCAAAATCCAAAGCGAAAAAGTCTGCCCCTCGGGGCAATGCAGGCGCCAAAGCAGCGTCCTCGAAGAATGCAAAGTATGTCTATACCTGGGGCGCCGGCAAAGCCGACGGCAACGGTACGATGAAAAACCTTCTTGGGGGCAAGGGCGCGAATCTGGCCGAAATGACCCGCATCGGCCTCCCCGTGCCTCCCGGCTTCACGATCACCACGGAGGTTTGCACCTATTTCTACGCAAACAAGAGGTCCCATCCGGCCTCGCTTCAGGCGCAGATCGAGGCGGGCATACGAAATATGGAGAGGATCATGGGCTGCCGCTTTGGCGACGCCAGGGGATTCCCGCTTCTCGTCGCCGTGCGGTCCGGTGCCCGCGACTCCATGCCGGGCATGATGGACACCATCCTCAATCTCGGACTCAACGACGAAACCGTTCTAGCCCTCGCGGCGGCAACGAAAAATGACCGCTTCGCGTGGGACTGCTACCGTCGTTTCGTCCAGATGTACGGCGACGTCGTCCTGGGGGTCCAAAAGCGCGAGGGCGAGGATCACGAGCCGTTCGAGACAGTCATTCATTCCTACAAGCACGAAAAATACCACGCTGACATTGAGGATTCGAAACTGACGGCGGAAGACCAGCGGGAGCTCGTCGTTCGTTTCAAGGATCTCGTCAAGGAACGCACGGGCAAGGGCTTCCCATCCAACCCATGGGACCAACTGCGCGGAGCAGCGGGCGCCGTGTTCGGTTCATGGATGAACGACCGGGCGATTGTCTATCGTCGCAAGTACAACATCCCCTCGGAATGGGGCACTGCAGTGAACGTTCAAGCCATGGTGTACGGAAACACCGGGGACACCTCCGGCTCCGGAGTCGCCTTCACGCGCAATCCCGCAAATGGCACCAATGAGTTTTACGGCGAATTCCTCATCAACGCGCAGGGCGAGGACGTCGTTGCGGGTGTTCGCACCCCCGAGCCGGTGATCAACCTGAAGAAGGAAATGCCGAAGTCCTACGCGGAGCTGCTCAAGGTGCGCGCCATCCTGGAAAAGCATTTCAAGGACGTTCAGGACATCGAGTTCACGATCCAGGAAGGCAAGCTGTTCATGCTTCAGACGCGCAACGGCAAACGCACCGCCGCAGCCGCGCTCAAGTTCTCCATCGACATGGTCAGGGAGAAGTTGATCGACTGGAAAACCGCGATCCTGCGCAACCCCGCCGACCAGCTCGAGCAGTTGCTCGCGCCCATTTTCGATCTCACGGAAGTCAGGAAGGCCCAGGCCATCGCAACAGGTCTTCCCGCCGGACCCGGAGCCGCCACAGGCAAGATCTACTTCAACGCCGAACGCGCGGTTGCCGCCGCGGACAAGGGCGAAAAGGTGCTGCTCGTGCGCATCGAGACCTCGCCCGAGGATCTCCGCGGCATGATCGCCGCCGAAGGCATTCTCACCGCGCGCGGTGGAGTGTCCTCCCATGCCGCCCTCGTGGCGCGGCAGATGGGCAAGGTCTGCGTCTGCGGCGCATCCGCCCTGGAACTGGACTACGACAAGAAGACCTTGTCCGTCGACGGCAAGGCCTTCAATGAAGGTGATTTCCTCTCCATCGATGGCACCTCCGGCACCGTCTATGCCGGCCAGATCAAGACCGCTCCCTCGGAGATCATCGCCGGGCTTCTCCACAATGACGCCGCTGCAAGGAAGACTGAAAAGTTCAGAAATTACAGCCAGTTGATGAAGTGGTGCTCTCAAGCCACCCGGCTTTCGGTCAGAACGAATGCGGACACGCCGGAGCAGACACAGAACGCGATCGCGTTTGGTGCGGTCGGCATCGGCCTCACACGCACGGAACACATGTTCTTTGAAGGCGACCGCATCGACGCGATGCGTGAAATGATTCTCGCTGAAACGCAGGATGCCCGCAAGGCGGCCCTCGCCAAGCTTCTGCCCTATCAGCGCGCCGACTTCCTTGGAATCTTCAAGGCGCTCAAGGGTTTCCCGGCAACGATCCGATTCCTGGATCCTCCCCTGCACGAATTCCTCCCCCAGACAAAGGAGCAGCAGATGGATCTCGCCCGAAAGCTGGGCATCCCGGTCGAGAAGATCATGCATCGGGTGCACGAACTGCACGAATTCAATCCAATGCTCGGGTTCCGTGGCTGCCGTCTGGGAATCAAGTTCCCCGAAATCACCGCGATGCAGGCCCGCGCTGTCTTTGAAGCGGCGGTTGAGGCAAACAAGGGCGGATTCAAGGCGAAGCCCGAAATCATGATTCCGCTCGTCGGCTTCAAACGGGAGCTCGATCTTCAGGTCGCACTCGTCCACGAGGTGGCCGCCGCCGTGCAAAAGGAAACCCGGAAGAAGATCAGCTATTCCGTCGGCACCATGATTGAGATTCCACGCGGAGCACTCACCGCCGACGAAATCGCCTCCACCGCGGAATTCTTCAGCTTCGGCACCAATGACCTGACCCAGACCACCCTTGGCATGTCACGCGACGATTCAGGTTCCTTCCTCGGCGCCTACCAGGAGGCTGAGATCTTGAAGAAAAACCCCTTCGCAAGCGTCGACCAGACGGGTGTGGGCCAGCTCATGAGGATCGCCATCGAGAAGGGCCGCCAGACCCGTCCGGACATCAAGCTCGGCATCTGCGGAGAACATGGAGGCGATCCAGACTCCGTGAAGTTCTGTCACAGGCTGGGTCTGAACTACGTCTCCTGCTCGCCCTATCGGGTGCCGGTTGCACGCCTTGCCGCGGCACAGGCTGCAGTCGCGGACCTAAAGAAATAG
- a CDS encoding chemotaxis protein CheX codes for MPTTEGISDLLCRTAMTHAVQEVMRTMLNLSTVFHSEIDARKPGGIAAAINGPQVVGTVGFLGDIDGLLYLFLGSDFATNAAAHLLGVTSEELESDGDEAINDAIGELTNMTVGTFKNQLSDRGIQCKLTIPSILRGSNFRIEPTSTVTRRTYRFDIGSHSLITDLLMKTEA; via the coding sequence ATGCCTACAACCGAAGGAATCAGCGATCTGCTGTGTCGCACAGCCATGACACACGCCGTGCAGGAAGTCATGCGGACCATGCTCAATCTATCCACCGTGTTTCACAGCGAAATAGATGCAAGAAAGCCGGGCGGCATTGCGGCCGCGATCAATGGTCCGCAGGTGGTTGGCACCGTTGGATTCCTGGGCGACATCGATGGTTTGCTTTACCTTTTCCTTGGATCGGATTTCGCCACCAACGCCGCCGCGCATCTGCTCGGTGTCACGAGTGAGGAGCTCGAGTCAGATGGTGATGAGGCGATCAACGATGCCATCGGGGAACTGACCAACATGACCGTTGGGACGTTCAAGAACCAGCTCAGCGATCGCGGCATCCAGTGCAAACTGACGATTCCGTCCATTCTGCGCGGCAGCAACTTCAGGATCGAACCCACCAGTACCGTCACCCGTCGAACCTATCGCTTTGATATCGGATCACACTCTCTCATCACGGATCTTCTCATGAAAACCGAGGCTTGA